One region of Endozoicomonas sp. Mp262 genomic DNA includes:
- a CDS encoding Asd/ArgC dimerization domain-containing protein: MSRTYDIALCDTTSLAAKTLISLLEDKSFPIGTLYPLSDSADSGSTIDFHGEELDVLTESGFEFADADLAFIPAGSSINDQVIQQAIESGCMIIDGSRGAAEHYGAVLAMADMDRDSLEAAVMQKRVVIPSSPAALILPALKTISEIAAIERVDITACLAVSRAGDSGINELRKQTIELLNGKPVNAEAFTRRTAYNLIPEVGTIEASGQSSEECILDAEIRAGMEVDDLDIRSTCMIAPVFFGDSVTVSLDLDIPVDLDVIHDALGENNAINLFESTDYPTVEQAAGSDHIMLGRLRRQPGSDGALSFWVAADATRQGALQALLVAETLIKDFLR, encoded by the coding sequence ATGAGCAGAACCTATGATATTGCTTTATGTGATACAACCAGCCTGGCAGCCAAAACATTAATCAGTCTGCTGGAGGATAAGAGCTTTCCCATAGGTACCCTCTACCCACTATCAGACTCGGCAGACAGTGGTTCTACCATTGATTTTCATGGTGAAGAGCTGGATGTCCTGACTGAGTCGGGGTTTGAATTTGCTGATGCCGACCTGGCATTTATACCTGCGGGCAGTTCTATTAACGATCAGGTGATTCAGCAGGCTATTGAGTCTGGCTGCATGATTATTGATGGCAGCCGGGGCGCAGCAGAGCACTATGGCGCCGTGCTGGCTATGGCAGATATGGACAGGGATTCCCTTGAAGCGGCGGTCATGCAAAAACGGGTGGTTATTCCCTCCAGCCCCGCTGCCCTGATATTACCTGCATTGAAAACGATCAGCGAAATTGCCGCTATCGAGCGTGTGGATATCACAGCTTGCCTGGCAGTGTCGCGGGCCGGGGATTCCGGCATCAATGAACTGAGAAAGCAGACCATTGAACTTCTGAATGGCAAGCCTGTGAATGCCGAGGCTTTTACCCGGAGAACCGCTTACAACCTGATTCCCGAAGTAGGAACCATTGAGGCCTCCGGCCAAAGTAGCGAAGAGTGTATTCTGGATGCAGAAATACGGGCAGGAATGGAGGTGGATGATCTGGATATTCGCTCTACCTGTATGATTGCACCGGTATTCTTTGGTGACAGTGTTACGGTATCCCTCGACCTGGACATTCCCGTTGATCTTGATGTCATCCATGATGCCCTGGGAGAAAATAACGCGATCAATCTGTTTGAGTCCACCGATTATCCTACCGTTGAGCAGGCTGCCGGTAGCGATCATATTATGCTGGGTCGTTTAAGAAGGCAGCCCGGCAGTGACGGTGCCTTAAGCTTTTGGGTGGCAGCAGATGCTACCCGGCAGGGGGCGTTGCAAGCCTTGCTGGTTGCGGAAACATTGATAAAAGACTTTTTAAGGTGA